Proteins encoded by one window of Chondromyces crocatus:
- a CDS encoding heavy metal translocating P-type ATPase, with protein MILSALILGGVVSVGAKLYEHWTTSREAAKAEGASEGPEADVTASGDEASDEVPSPGEEIITEREVDQRFAISVAGLACAVGGTFVYPPATIVSLGCVGYNLIGLGGIIAARVAKERKLPIEVMDLGAIVIGIVAKMFVLNSLAECIYFGGLKLRIQTKNRLRNKIVKVFKEQPTAVWLVKDDVEVLVPLMEVRLHDILVVGAGELVAVDGKIVEGTAAVDQRFLTGEAQLAEKGVGDEVLASTFIVRGRVKIRVEKTGAATAASQIESVINSTTTFEDSLTTRSESISDATVLPTFGLGLLGLGLRGLTGLEGVVTSNFSVVYRLASPWMMLNYTEGAAQDGVIIKDGRSLELIPRVDTVVFDKTGTLTLGDFKLGEIHALGDVSEGELLRLSASCEQRQSHPIAKAILHAAEERGIPLSPINDVHYELGHGVKAHLGDETVLVGSERFMRNQGVTLPEHIQDLLPKGEAMGNSFVHVASGGRLIGLLELCPAIRPEAKEQIARMRERGLSVRILSGDHVSPTRALAESLGIEHYYAETRPEDKARIIEELQAEGRSVCFVGDGINDAIALRKATLSVSMRGASAAAVDSAQVTLVDGTLKRLDDLFELGRAHERSQRAGLALSFGPGAACTAGVLFFQMGVPAAMTWYVVSTAVGSAVALLPRITRQVKSAGTAPETADTPVV; from the coding sequence ATGATCTTGAGCGCCTTGATCCTCGGTGGCGTCGTCAGCGTAGGCGCGAAACTCTACGAGCACTGGACCACGTCCCGGGAAGCCGCGAAGGCCGAGGGGGCCTCCGAGGGTCCAGAAGCGGACGTGACGGCATCCGGGGACGAGGCCTCCGACGAGGTGCCGAGCCCTGGCGAGGAGATCATCACCGAGCGCGAGGTCGACCAGCGGTTCGCCATCTCGGTGGCAGGGCTCGCCTGCGCCGTGGGAGGCACGTTCGTGTATCCACCGGCGACGATCGTCAGCCTCGGCTGCGTGGGGTACAACCTCATCGGGCTGGGCGGGATCATCGCGGCGCGCGTCGCCAAGGAGCGAAAGCTGCCCATCGAGGTCATGGACCTCGGCGCCATCGTCATCGGCATCGTCGCCAAGATGTTCGTCCTGAACTCCCTCGCGGAGTGCATCTATTTCGGCGGGCTGAAGCTGCGCATCCAGACGAAGAACCGGCTGCGCAACAAGATCGTGAAGGTCTTCAAGGAGCAGCCGACCGCGGTGTGGCTGGTCAAGGACGACGTCGAGGTCCTCGTCCCGCTGATGGAGGTGCGGCTGCACGACATCCTGGTCGTGGGCGCAGGGGAGCTGGTCGCCGTCGATGGAAAGATCGTCGAGGGGACCGCCGCCGTCGATCAGCGGTTCCTGACGGGCGAGGCGCAGCTCGCGGAGAAGGGGGTCGGCGACGAGGTCCTGGCGAGCACGTTCATCGTCCGCGGTCGCGTCAAGATCCGGGTCGAGAAGACGGGCGCCGCGACGGCCGCGTCGCAGATCGAGAGCGTGATCAACAGCACCACCACCTTCGAGGACTCGCTGACGACGCGCAGCGAGTCGATCTCGGACGCCACGGTGCTCCCCACGTTCGGCCTCGGTTTGCTGGGGCTGGGCCTGCGCGGTCTCACGGGGCTGGAGGGGGTGGTCACCTCGAACTTCTCGGTGGTGTACCGGCTGGCCTCGCCCTGGATGATGCTGAACTACACCGAGGGCGCGGCGCAGGACGGGGTCATCATCAAGGATGGCCGCTCGCTCGAGCTGATCCCGCGCGTGGACACGGTGGTCTTCGACAAGACCGGCACGCTCACGCTGGGCGATTTCAAGCTCGGCGAGATCCACGCCCTCGGCGACGTGTCCGAGGGAGAGCTCTTGCGGCTCTCGGCCTCCTGCGAGCAGCGGCAGAGTCACCCCATCGCCAAGGCCATCCTGCACGCGGCGGAGGAGCGTGGGATCCCGCTCTCGCCCATCAACGACGTTCACTACGAGCTAGGCCACGGGGTGAAGGCACACCTGGGGGACGAGACCGTCCTGGTGGGCAGCGAGCGGTTCATGCGCAACCAGGGGGTGACCCTGCCGGAGCACATCCAGGATCTGCTCCCCAAGGGCGAGGCGATGGGAAACTCCTTCGTCCACGTAGCGTCGGGGGGGCGCCTGATCGGTCTGCTCGAACTCTGCCCGGCCATCCGGCCCGAGGCGAAGGAGCAGATCGCGCGCATGCGCGAGCGAGGGCTCTCGGTGCGCATCCTCTCGGGCGATCACGTGTCGCCGACCCGGGCGCTCGCCGAGTCGCTGGGCATCGAGCACTACTACGCCGAGACCCGGCCCGAAGACAAAGCGCGGATCATCGAGGAACTCCAGGCCGAGGGGCGCTCGGTGTGCTTCGTCGGTGACGGGATCAACGACGCGATCGCCCTCAGGAAGGCCACGCTCTCGGTCTCGATGCGCGGTGCCTCGGCGGCCGCGGTGGACAGCGCGCAGGTGACGCTGGTCGATGGGACGCTGAAGCGGCTCGACGATCTGTTCGAGCTGGGCCGCGCGCACGAGCGCAGCCAGCGCGCGGGGCTTGCGCTGTCGTTCGGTCCTGGTGCGGCCTGCACGGCGGGTGTGCTGTTCTTTCAGATGGGCGTGCCCGCAGCGATGACCTGGTACGTGGTCAGCACGGCCGTGGGCTCCGCGGTCGCCCTCCTCCCCCGCATCACCCGTCAGGTGAAGTCCGCCGGGACGGCGCCGGAGACCGCAGACACCCCTGTGGTCTGA
- a CDS encoding caspase family protein: MNTLRSFILSLALVTTFLITLLCAGPRHAAAAEPRRAAVIVGANGAAPGRKPLRFAHDDARAVARVLTQLGGFHAGDVQILTDPEPRGVLDALDRELQRAATRPAEPLLLFFYYSGHADAHALYPNGKPLLLTELRARLDSKTAQVRIGLIDACRGGGWTGTKGLTETEPFEIDLPGLVTNEGSALVASSSGLEDAHESELLRGSFFTHHWNAGLRGAADRNGDGRVTLAEAFDYAKVLTIRDTAVHTSVPQHPSFKFNLSGRQDLPLSTLSHSKTVVELEQRQGPLEVIHLDSGLTVLEVQPGEKALKLAVPPGRYLVRRREEGKAWVREIRVTPGAITRVSEDHLELAVAPLLASKNAEPRPVTRSTLPGRTWEIQAAFGVNHSSFDRPGFSSSTGTDSTFVLPLQGAWGITDRLQWILPTAAFAYRVGDHGGFEWIPWGGLLSWSLFHTDHTVFAGRLGLGSDFRFWLTPRSSLDLGLGVSSRFITSDRVVMCTEGECPPLGSDAASSFGVVRNRMALGYSTTIADVVTLGIAAGVSHNLLVGGDTPQGAAEHDVELSVGSVLMRGLRPQPLVRVHLGDVFSIDGYASAGYRFGTSSRTESYMLGATWTW, translated from the coding sequence GTGAACACGCTCCGCTCTTTCATCCTCTCGCTTGCTCTGGTCACGACCTTCCTGATCACCCTGCTCTGCGCTGGCCCCCGTCACGCCGCTGCTGCCGAGCCTCGCCGCGCGGCCGTCATCGTCGGCGCCAACGGTGCTGCACCGGGCCGGAAACCCCTCCGCTTCGCCCATGACGACGCCCGCGCCGTCGCCCGCGTCCTCACCCAGCTCGGTGGCTTCCACGCAGGCGACGTGCAGATCCTCACCGACCCCGAACCTCGCGGCGTCCTCGACGCCCTCGACCGCGAACTCCAGCGCGCCGCCACCCGCCCGGCGGAGCCCTTGCTCCTCTTTTTCTACTACTCCGGCCATGCCGACGCCCACGCCCTCTACCCCAACGGCAAGCCCCTCCTCCTGACCGAGCTGCGCGCGCGCCTCGACAGCAAGACCGCCCAGGTGCGCATCGGCCTCATCGACGCCTGCCGTGGCGGCGGCTGGACGGGCACCAAGGGCCTCACCGAGACCGAGCCCTTCGAGATCGACCTCCCGGGCCTCGTCACCAACGAAGGCTCGGCCCTCGTCGCTTCCAGCTCTGGCCTCGAAGACGCCCACGAGTCCGAGCTGCTCCGCGGCTCCTTCTTCACCCACCACTGGAACGCCGGCCTGCGCGGCGCCGCCGATCGCAACGGCGATGGCCGCGTCACCCTCGCCGAGGCCTTCGACTACGCCAAGGTCCTCACCATCCGCGACACCGCGGTCCACACCAGCGTCCCGCAGCACCCCAGCTTCAAGTTCAACCTCAGCGGCCGCCAGGACCTCCCCCTCTCCACCCTCTCGCACAGCAAGACCGTCGTCGAGCTGGAGCAGCGCCAGGGCCCCCTCGAAGTCATCCACCTCGACTCCGGCCTCACCGTCCTCGAAGTCCAGCCCGGCGAAAAAGCCCTCAAGCTCGCCGTCCCTCCGGGCCGCTACCTCGTGCGCCGCAGGGAGGAAGGCAAGGCCTGGGTCCGGGAGATCCGCGTCACCCCGGGCGCCATCACCCGCGTCTCCGAGGACCACCTGGAGCTCGCCGTCGCCCCCTTGCTCGCCTCGAAGAACGCCGAGCCCCGACCCGTCACCCGCAGCACCCTCCCTGGCCGCACCTGGGAGATCCAGGCCGCGTTCGGCGTCAACCACTCGTCCTTCGATCGCCCTGGCTTCTCCTCCTCGACCGGGACCGACTCCACCTTCGTTCTGCCCTTGCAAGGCGCGTGGGGCATCACCGATCGCTTGCAGTGGATCCTCCCCACCGCTGCCTTCGCCTACCGCGTCGGCGATCACGGCGGCTTCGAGTGGATCCCCTGGGGCGGCCTCCTCTCCTGGTCCCTCTTCCACACCGATCACACGGTCTTCGCGGGTCGCCTCGGCCTGGGCTCCGACTTCCGCTTCTGGCTCACGCCCCGCAGCAGCCTCGACCTCGGGCTCGGCGTCTCCTCTCGGTTCATCACGAGCGATCGTGTCGTCATGTGCACCGAGGGCGAGTGCCCACCCCTGGGGAGCGACGCCGCCTCCTCCTTCGGCGTCGTGCGCAACCGCATGGCGCTGGGCTACTCCACCACCATCGCCGACGTGGTGACCCTCGGCATCGCGGCAGGCGTGTCGCACAACCTCCTGGTCGGCGGCGACACGCCGCAAGGCGCAGCCGAGCACGACGTCGAGCTGTCGGTGGGCTCGGTGCTCATGCGTGGCCTGAGGCCCCAGCCCCTCGTCCGCGTGCACCTCGGTGACGTGTTTTCGATCGACGGCTACGCCTCCGCGGGCTACCGCTTCGGTACCTCGTCGCGCACGGAGAGCTACATGCTCGGCGCCACCTGGACCTGGTGA
- a CDS encoding FG-GAP repeat domain-containing protein: protein MLPHRSWKHRIWRDSALAIAAGVSTLLLSGRAGAMDLFVFHLDNPAGENHGYFRVGRDLQARGDARSWTPVQEVPFWFGSQDQGGDVAIADIDGDRMRDLLVLHIDNPVGENHGYYRVGWGIDAEGMATWGWSEPKAIPGWFGSEDQGAGIAAVDVNGSGRPDLVVLHIDNPVGENHGYYRVGWDVDGAGTVASWSNVKPIPGWFGAETQGAGLAIADLDRNDRPDLVVFHIDNPAGENHGHYRIGWNLDKSGNAKSWSSPKQVPGWFGAEDQGGGVALGDVDRDGRLDLLVFHIDNPGGENHGYYRIGYRLSDAGNVTRGWTAPKQVAGWFGSEDQGGGIAISP, encoded by the coding sequence ATGCTTCCCCATCGGTCCTGGAAACATCGGATCTGGCGTGATTCCGCGCTCGCCATCGCAGCGGGAGTCTCCACGCTGCTGCTCAGCGGCCGCGCGGGCGCCATGGATCTGTTCGTCTTTCATCTCGACAACCCCGCCGGTGAAAACCACGGCTACTTCCGCGTAGGTCGTGATCTCCAGGCGCGTGGCGACGCGCGGAGCTGGACCCCGGTGCAAGAGGTCCCCTTCTGGTTCGGTTCGCAGGACCAGGGGGGTGACGTCGCCATCGCCGACATCGACGGCGACCGGATGCGCGATCTCCTCGTGCTCCACATCGACAACCCCGTCGGCGAGAACCACGGCTACTACCGCGTCGGCTGGGGCATCGACGCGGAAGGCATGGCGACCTGGGGCTGGTCGGAGCCCAAGGCCATTCCGGGCTGGTTCGGCTCGGAGGACCAGGGCGCGGGCATCGCCGCCGTCGATGTGAACGGCAGCGGGCGCCCCGATCTCGTGGTCTTGCACATCGACAACCCCGTCGGCGAGAACCACGGTTATTACCGGGTCGGCTGGGATGTCGATGGCGCCGGGACGGTGGCGAGCTGGTCCAACGTGAAGCCGATCCCGGGCTGGTTCGGGGCCGAGACGCAGGGCGCGGGGCTCGCCATCGCCGATCTCGATCGCAATGACCGCCCCGATCTTGTCGTTTTCCACATCGACAACCCTGCGGGCGAAAACCACGGCCATTACCGCATCGGGTGGAACCTCGATAAGAGCGGCAATGCCAAGAGCTGGTCGAGTCCGAAGCAGGTGCCAGGGTGGTTCGGCGCCGAGGACCAGGGCGGTGGCGTGGCCCTCGGAGACGTCGACCGCGATGGTCGGCTCGACCTCCTGGTCTTCCACATCGACAACCCTGGCGGCGAGAATCACGGGTACTACCGGATCGGCTACCGGCTGAGCGACGCGGGGAACGTCACCCGGGGGTGGACGGCGCCGAAGCAGGTCGCCGGCTGGTTCGGGTCCGAGGATCAGGGCGGCGGGATCGCGATCTCGCCGTAG
- a CDS encoding RNA polymerase sigma factor, with amino-acid sequence MTSIDDDTIHDAYVRLFPLLVSKCSRMLADPEEARDVAQETFTRIWAERVNLRDPRALTAWLYRTSTHLAVDRYRDPWRKERSDLPDWEHLRTDAADPEVRTHWRRLLTHLRSTIPRRELEVAILSRLDGLTHVEIAEITGDGERTVRRLLAQFEERVQRFQQRSER; translated from the coding sequence ATGACCAGCATCGACGACGACACCATCCACGACGCCTACGTCCGCTTGTTTCCGCTCCTCGTGAGCAAGTGCTCCCGCATGCTCGCCGATCCGGAGGAGGCGCGAGACGTCGCCCAGGAGACGTTCACCCGCATCTGGGCGGAGCGCGTCAACCTGCGCGACCCCCGTGCCCTCACGGCCTGGCTCTACCGGACCAGCACGCATCTCGCCGTGGACCGCTACCGCGACCCCTGGCGCAAAGAGCGCTCCGACCTGCCGGACTGGGAGCACCTCCGCACGGACGCGGCCGACCCGGAAGTGCGCACCCACTGGCGCCGCTTGCTCACCCATCTCCGGAGCACCATCCCCAGACGCGAGCTGGAGGTCGCCATCCTGAGCCGCCTCGACGGCCTCACCCACGTGGAGATCGCCGAGATCACGGGGGATGGCGAGCGCACCGTCCGGCGGCTCCTGGCCCAGTTCGAGGAGCGCGTGCAGCGCTTCCAGCAGCGGAGTGAACGATGA